The Bacteroides fragilis NCTC 9343 genome includes the window AAGCCAACAGGGAAGAATCAGCATGAGAAAAATCCATACCGGACAAGTACTCCTTGAAATTGAATTCCAATTTGAAAACAAGCGTATATACTCCCACTCCCAACAATAGCAATATACCCGCAATCATGCCGCACAGCATGACCCTCTCCTTCCGCTTCTGTTGTTTTTCCGCTTCCAGACGGATCTGCTCCATCATCCGATAATTAAAATTGGACGGCAATCTGCCGGGCTGCCTCCTTTGGAGGGCCTGTTTCAACGCATTTTCCGTATGCTTCTTATTTGTTTCCATCATCACTCCTTTCCGTTCATCAATACATAAATCTTTTTGCGGGTACGATGCAACTTTACCTTCACATTTCCCGGCGAAAGTTTCAGCACCTCTCCTATCTCTTCTATCGACTTTTCTTCATAATAGAAAAGTGTAATCAAGGCTTTTTCCTCGACATTCAGTAAATCGATAGCCTGAATCAACCTCGCTGTCCGCTCTTCATCATCAGTAGGATAAAGTATATCGTCAGCTTTTTCATCGGGCACGTTGTTGATCGTGTTCTCTTCTATATAAAGGAACTCCTGCTTTTTCTTGCGTGTGGCAGATACGGCCGTGGTATAAGCAATCCGATAAAGCCAGGTAGAGAAACGGCACTCCCCTCTATAAC containing:
- a CDS encoding RNA polymerase sigma factor; protein product: MVQNDETQYIARILDGDTECFSAFLDRYSRPLYVLIVQIVGCSEDAEELVQDVFLKAFRCLGSYRGECRFSTWLYRIAYTTAVSATRKKKQEFLYIEENTINNVPDEKADDILYPTDDEERTARLIQAIDLLNVEEKALITLFYYEEKSIEEIGEVLKLSPGNVKVKLHRTRKKIYVLMNGKE